In the Pogona vitticeps strain Pit_001003342236 chromosome 2, PviZW2.1, whole genome shotgun sequence genome, GACAGTTTTTCTATACTAATGGCCACAGTTTTATACCAGCAGTGTTGGAAATCTACAGAGGCAAGCCGTTAGTCCAGATGCTTTATGGGAGCTTAATTTGGGCTAATGCAAGcttaaaatcaatagaaattatTCAGTCTAAGTTTcttagaaaaatatttgctgTACCCAACTGTATGCCAAATGACTCTTTGCGATAGGAAAGTGGCCTTTCCTCAGTATACACAGGCCTGGCTCAGGATATTTAACTTTTGGTTAAGATTTAACCTTGTTCCTTCCGGTCTGCTCTCCTTTGTTGTGGAGGATCCTCATGAGAGTAAATGGATGAAAGATGTCAAGTCCATAACACATACCCGATTTCCTAttaaacatcgctgtacggataaaaaaaagccattggaacgcattaaacttagtttaatgcgttccaatctccttcatggattgctgccttgtcgtggcgaaggggcttgagtaactcagagaagctatgggctatgccgtgcagggacacccaagacggacaggacatagtggagagttccgactaaacgcaatcgacctggagtaggaaatggcaagccactccagtatctttgccaagaacgccccatgatcagaaacaaaaggctaaaagatatgacgctggaagatgggaccctcaggtcggaaggcgtccaacatgctactgaggaagagtggaggacaagtacaagtagctccagagctaatgaagtggttgggccaaagccgaaaggacgctcagctgtggacgtgcctggaagtgaaaggaaaatccaatgctgcaaagaagaatactgcataggaacctggaatgtaagatctatgaacgttgggaagctggaggtggtcaaacaggagatggcaagaataaacatcgacatcctgggcatcagtgaactaaaatggacaggaatgggcgaattcagctcagatgattatcatatctactattgtgggcaagaatcccgtagaacgaatggagtagccctcatagtcaacaaaagagtgggaaaagctgtaatgggatacaatctcaaaaatgatagaatgatgtcaatacgaatccaaggcagaccattcaacatcacaataatccaagtttatgcaccaaccagcattgctgaggagactgaaatagaacaattctatgaagatttacaacaccttctagaactgacaccaaagaaagatgttcttctcattctaggggactggaatgctaaagtagggagccaagagataaaaggaacaacagggaagtttggccttggagttcagaatgaagcaggacaaaggctaatagagttttgtcaagagaataagctggtcatcacaaacactcttttccaacaacacaagaggcgactctatacatggaaatcaccagatgggcaatatcgaaaataggattgattatattctctgcagccaaagatggagaagctctatacagtcagcaaaaacaagacctggagctgactgcggttctgatcatcagcttcttatagcaaaactcaagcttagactgaagagattaggaaaaaccactgggccactcaggtataatctaaacaaaatcccttatgaatacacagtggaagtgaaggaacaaattgaaggaactggatttggtggagagaatgcccgaagaactatggatggaggttcataacactatacaggaggcagcaacgaaaaacatcccaaagaaaaggaaatgcaagaaagtggctgtccaacgaggccttacaaatagcagagaagagaagggaaagaaaatgcaagggagatagggaaagttacagaaaattgaatgcagacttccaaagaatagcaaggagagacaagagggctttcttaagtgaactgtgcaaagatacagaggaaaacaatagaaagggaaaaaccagagacctgttcaagaaaattggagctattaaaggaacattttgtgcaaagatggacacgataaaggacaaaaatggtagggacctcacagaagcagaagacatcaagaagaggtggcaagaatacacagaggaattataccagaaagatctggatatcccggacaacccagacaatgtagttgctgaccttgagccagacatcctggagagtgaagtcaagtgggccttagaaagcctggctaacaacaaggccagtggaggtgatggcattccatctgaactatttaaaatcttaaaagatgatgctgttaagttgctacactcaatatgccagtcgtgccccgctggacgattatccCGCTCTGCGACAAATCTGCATTATGTTGCCGTTTATGTGATTGCTTttgaaattgcaaaatgatggtttaaatgggggaattttgcttagcgatgatcggttgcctgcttcgggaaccgatttttgctttacgacgatcagcaaacagctgatcgttgggtttcaaaatcgctgccggctgaagaaaatggctccccgctgttttctagaacggattcctcactttacaggcacccaaaatggccgccgtatggaggatcttcgctggacggtgagtttatcagcccattagaacgcattgaacgggttttcaatgcatttcaatgggattttttcgtttcgtttgatgatgttttcgctctacagcgatttcgctggaacgaattaacatcgtcaagcgaggcaccactgtacccccatctctatgggAGATCCATCTGTCAGGTATACttggatttagattcctgcattgaaggGGGGGGTTTGAACTCAATGGCTTTACGGGCTccgtccaactcaattattctaggaaTAATCCCTACCTCCCGTTTTTCTTCAATAACTAATCAGAGCCATGGTGTCCTTGATCTTGAACATACTATATAGTCATGATGTTTCATGGATGTAGAAAACCTTGGCTTGTATCGAGAAGGCTGCAAAAGCTAGATGCTGACATCTACTGCCCAGCCACGTCCTCTTAAACAATGCTTTGGAATTGGTTTGTAAAGAACATTTATGTTACCtataaaaaaaaggaggaaaagtgtatttatttatttgcttgcttgcttgtttgtttgcattccaGGACTTGGTGTTCTTTGAAGCAGTGGCTGTGCGTCTCACTCCGAGGTGCAGCGGGTTTTGCTGGATCTTGCCCAGGGAAATCATGGAAGAGACCTGTGAGATTGTAGTCTGTCTCGGTAtggcctctctctttttctcatccaTTATAGCGAAGGTGATCCTGATGACAGTATGATGATGAAAATCATGACTGTTGTGTTTTTCTGGCCCATTTCCTATATTATTTATCTTGAAGTCTTTGTaacctgttttttttggggggggcacatcCCTCTGAAAACAGCATGCACaaccaaaaaaaattgcattacaATGCGGTGAAATAATTTGAAGTACCGTATCTACGAGGGAATTAGTAGTGaaccctatacatagcatggtcttctGGTAATTGCATCATGGGAATACCTCTTttgagctttttttcttttaatattttaaataaggggaaccACAGATACCAATctggcagatatgggggtccctATTGTATAATATGCTAAACAGAGTCCTGTCAGTTACTGATGTTAAATGCAGAGGCATTAAACTGTtctggtgaattgccactagttaaggagCCAATGCTTGTATCCCTCATTGTGCACCAAAAACATTGCTAGGTTCATTAGGAGAGTCTCCAGCATTTTTTCTGAACCTGAAACCCATTCCTTTGCAAAATTGTGCTTCACTGGAAATATGTGAAACTGCTGCTTCTCCAGCTAACTTTATACTCTCTCTACTGCATCTGGAAGCATCCCTCCAAAACTTCTAGTCCAGTATACTGAAAGGCTGCTTCCAACTTTTAATTTAACTTGTTCAGTGGTCTGACACTCTGGgaattgctggatagttcagtggttgaagtatctgcctgcagagccagaggttgggagttcaattcctgactgtgcttccctgactgaagctggacttgatgatccataggctccctttcagctctgcatatattattattattattattattattattattattattattattattattattattattattattattattattattattattattgtagtagtagtagtagtagtagtagtagtagtagtagtaattccAATTTGTACCGATTTCTTATCTCTTTTTTAGAAGATGACAAGCTGGAAATGGAGAATATGAGAGAACCATGTGGGATGGCCTGGGAAGGACAAAAGTACAGAAATAGGaaagatcaaaagaagaaaacagaagcaaatccacaaagaaagaataaatccTCTGCTTCTCCGGGCGATGATCCACATGAGATCATGTGTGAAGAAAAAtcggagaaaggaaaggagaataaGAAGTGCCCTGTATGTGGAAAAGCTTTCAGTTGTGCCTCCAAGCTTATCATTCACTGCAGGctccatactggggagaaaccacaccaGTGCTTGGCCTGCAGAAAGCGCTTCGTTACCAATTCAGACCTTACGAAACATCAGAGGattcacacgggagagaaaccctataaatgcttgcTGTGCGGAAAGAACTTCCATTACAAAGGAAACCTCACGACACATCAAcggattcacacaggagagaaacctttcaTCTGCTTggactgtgggaagagctttgGCCGGAAGATGCACCTCACGGCCCATcagaggatccacactggggagaaaccttataaatgcttggagtgtgggaagagtttcagtcagaaggGAAGCCTCACCTCTCACCataggattcacactggggagaagccgtacAAATGTCTGGAATGTGGCAAAAGCTTCAGCAACAGCGCAAATCTCACAGAGCACCGGAGAATTCACACCGGAGAGAAGCCGTACGAATGCTTGGAGTGCGGAAGCAGCTTCAGCCAAAGGCAATACCTCAATtctcaccaaaggatccacacaggggggaaaccctataaatgcatggagtgtggaaagagtttcacccAGAACGATAAGCTGATGTCGCACGTAAGAATTCACATGGGGGAGAAACCGTACCAGTGCTTAATCTGTGGGAAAAGTTTCAACAATAACACAAACTATTTGGTCCACCAAAGAAGTCACACTGGCGAGAAACCCTACCCATGCTTggagtgcggaaagagcttcagccatcGGTCGAATCTCACAtcccatgaaagaattcacaccggggaaaaaccctttaaatgcttagagtgtgggaaaagcttcagcggGAAAGGAAACCTAGTTAGACATCAGACGGTTCACAGCGGAACTGGAACCATTTTACTGCTGGGAGTATGGAAACAGGTGAAATCAGAAGAAACGTCCGAGTTCTCATTAGGAAATTCACACAGTGGGGAAGCCATGGAAACGTTTGGCGTGTGGAAACAGATTAAATTAGAAGATGAATGAACTTTTGTTCAGTGAGGCATCCCGGGGATCAGAGACATACATTGGGGTTGAACAGCTGTAGAGGTTTGAGGGTGGGACCTGCATCTGCCCCAAGTTACCAGGAGGGGTCAAAAAGTTGTGGCATTGAGGGAGGGGTGTCCAAATAGTATTGAAAAGGACAATCCTGGCTCCTGGGggcactgttttccttttcaagGGAAGACAGGCTCTAGGAGATCCTGgggtttatatatatgtatttgaaaagtggactAGGCTTCAGGAGAAACACACAGCAGTACTTTTCATTAAAAGACTTCATGCAGGGGAGTTaactgtatattatatatatatatttgttatatAGAACAGTGAAATCAAATGTCGCACAACGGATAGATGGCCAGACTGTCGCTCAGGAGAGCTGGTTTCTtatccctgcttggccagggaaactcactaagtgtgtgtgtctgtgtgcgttaATGGTGAAGCCACTCCTTCGACACTTCACATGACTTGAAATCCCCGTGACGACtccacagcatgtaacaacaataaatcTGGAACAGGATTCAGTCTTGTTTATCTTGCACTTAATTGTGAGAAACTCACAGCTCCCTTCATTttatggccactggctgtggctccCCTTGTTCTTGAACCGTTTGCCAGCCATTcccatctcctctcctctccccctccaataTCCTTGAGGGTCCATCTCCTCTCAGGTCCCGATGCAGGAAAACCCCAAGGGTACCTACAGGCGCTTCCACTGGAGACCATAGAGAGGGAGAATGGAGCGGCAGGCACACAGTCTCCACTTCCTGTTTCTGTTAGAAACAAAGCAATAGAGAAGCTTTTTATAGAGCTATGAAAGTAATAGAGCTGTTCATAGAGCTATGACCAGCTTCTCTAGAATTCTCATAGTTCTGTGTGCCATCTCTTTTCCCATAGCACCCCTACCTGGGATTCACTGCACCCCCTGGAGCCACGGCCCACAGATTGGGAACCCCTCatttctgactccctctagtggccagttctggtaacctcatttctagaaatatatatatttctacaatttttcttttaatattttcaaactgtggatatgATTCCCATGGATAAGAGGGCCTTACTGTATATTGTATAAATGGCCATCATGCAGGGACCCATAGGAATGGTAAGAATGTGCTGAAGGCACtgaaaaggaactgaaatgtttattttctcttcaaTTAGTACACTGCGATTAATAAAGATCTACCAACCACTGGTATTCTCAGAGTGTCAGAGGAAGTTCACTTCTGGTTGatagaaaagctggaaaaaagcATATTTGGGTTAAAGCGGACCGCCCCCTCTTATCTGTCTAGAGATCCCTAGGTACAGAACTGTCAttgttttgaagaaataattttCCCTCCAGGGAAGTGAGAGGTGATGGTCCACAGATATCCAGGAGCTGCACACCAGACCCCCATTCAAAGTTATTACTTatattctttctattgttgagtTTTCGATGTAATACAGTCAGTGGCACACAACCCTGACATCGTCTGTGGGATGGGAGGAGTGTAACTATTGTAAACAAGTAAGGTGTTTTGAGACAATAGGTTAcctatttgaaaaacaaaggaaCTTCCTCAAAAGTCCAGCAGTGTTTCTCCAAAAGGAGCATTTATCCTGGCTTTCGAAGTCACGGGAATAAGTTTGTGTGGGTGCCAGGCACCCTACCCACCACACCTTTTCATGGTTAGGATTCTGGATCAGCCATCTTCTCCAGCTGTTGGGTCTTTGAAGCACCACCCAccagccttttaaaagttttctctGTTTTAAGGGCCGGGTACTCGGGGctggttttgtcaaaataaaGAAACGTTCTGGTTTCCACCTCTTAACTGCATCCACACCCTCACTGCTTGTTCTTCCGCTGGGTTGCCTTGGGACGGGTGAGGCCTCCACCCCATAACAAACACTCTGGGGTTCTGGCCCACTGGTGCGGCTGCGCTGCCCCAGGTTGGATATCAGCCTTTATCCATTCTACCTCTGTCCAGGTTTCTTCTTTAGGGAATAACTGATACAGTGGGGAGCCAGCCTTGTGGGGCACCACCGGTGGTCCCCACCCTAAGAGGAGATTCACCCCAAGCCCTCTGGCCCAGCTGCCCTCATATTTCTCAATGTTTACGGCTAGTCCTTTGCTCTTTCCGGGGAGAAGTAACGCATTTGGCCATGTGACTTGTGTTTTCATCCTAGGTGGATTGGGCCCAGAGGGGAGAGGACAGATGCAGAATGCTGATCTTTGCAAGCCACTGCTTCCAGGATGGAGAAGGGCCCTgtcctgtcctccctccctccagtttaGAGCAGACCTAGCAAAGAAAGTTATCCTTTAATTCCTTGGGTTTTCGCTTCTGATTTTGAAATCAAAGTCCTATAGAATCAGGGCTGATCTGGTGAGTTTACTACCGTTCAATTGCATACTCCTTATCTATTTTAAAGGTGAATGAccactatagtttttgatggctcaacatcagattgctttgacatccgaagtggagtgaaatagggcagtgtcctcgcgccaactctgggatcttttttgctgttatgctgaagcatgccttcagaactgcaaccgagggtgtctatctccggactagatcagacagaaagctctttaatctctctagattgagagcaaagaccaaagtccaactgaaatgcatgcgggacttcctctttgcaaacgatgcagccattgttgcccactctgctgaagacctccaaccacTCATAAATCGCTTTagaaggcctgccaagatttgctagtcggattccaaaagatctcctgtatggagaattagtgcagggaaattgccacagagtgagaccacagctgcaatacaaggatatctgcaagcgggatctgaaggccttaggaatggacctcaacagatgggaaaccttgacatctgagcattcagtctcatgacctctcccattttgaagagacccttgtccagcaggccgaggcaaagaggcagttccaaaaccagcaaaatcagggagcaggaccgaggacagattgtatttgttttcagtgtggaagggatggtcactcttgaatggGGCTTCTTAgctacactagacgctattccaagacctctgttcagagcacgttatcatagtctcttgagactgaaggatgcctaatctaactctAAGATCAGGATAACATTTGGGTTACTATTGATAACTGTGTAGAACATCTTGAATCCTTGTATCCCAAAGCAATATTTATTGTTGCAGGGGATTTTAATGCACGCCTAGGTGCTAATGATGAAAGCCTCTGTGCCCACTTTCATTGGGTATTGGATTCAGATGATAGTACAGTGGAGAGAAATGGTCGAACTTCTAAAGATAAGACATGCAGTTATACAGGGTATTGTTTTGCACAGTTTACAAGGAGGAGGGATCTCTTAATACTGAATGGTTCTGCAAATGGGGGACTTATCTAGAGGGGTGGCAGTGTGATTGATTATATAGCAATCTCACATTCCACatacagaattaattaattaattaattaattaattaattaattttttattttatttgatgaaTATGAATTTATTAATATGTGACTCAGTTTGAAATTGGTAACAGCACAGAAGGCAATCATTTACCCCTCATATTGATGCTAACATAGCCAACATTTAGTAATCCTCATTTACAATCGCAATCTTATCCCAGCAAAGTTTCAGAAATGACTGGCAGTAAAAGAATTAAATGGTCACCAATGGTAGACCAAGCATATATAGGGAC is a window encoding:
- the LOC144587521 gene encoding uncharacterized protein LOC144587521, with the translated sequence MEETCEIVVCLEDDKLEMENMREPCGMAWEGQKYRNRKDQKKKTEANPQRKNKSSASPGDDPHEIMCEEKSEKGKENKKCPVCGKAFSCASKLIIHCRLHTGEKPHQCLACRKRFVTNSDLTKHQRIHTGEKPYKCLLCGKNFHYKGNLTTHQRIHTGEKPFICLDCGKSFGRKMHLTAHQRIHTGEKPYKCLECGKSFSQKGSLTSHHRIHTGEKPYKCLECGKSFSNSANLTEHRRIHTGEKPYECLECGSSFSQRQYLNSHQRIHTGGKPYKCMECGKSFTQNDKLMSHVRIHMGEKPYQCLICGKSFNNNTNYLVHQRSHTGEKPYPCLECGKSFSHRSNLTSHERIHTGEKPFKCLECGKTFSCASKLIIHCRLHTGEKPHQCLACGKRFITNSDLTKHQRIHTGEKPYKCLLCGKNFHYKGNLTTHQRIHTGEKPFICLDCGKSFGRKMHLTAHQRIHTGEKPYKCLECGKSFSQKGSLTSHHRIHTGEKPYKCLECGKSFSNSANLTEHRRIHTGEKPYECLECGSSFSQRRYLNSHQRIHTGGKPYKCMECGKSFTQNDKLTSHVRIHMGEKPYQCLICGKSFNNNTNYLVHQRSHTGEKPYPCLERGKSFSHRSNLTSHERIHTGEKPFKCLECGKSFSGKGNLVRHQTVHSGTGTISLLGVWKQVKSEETSEFSLGNSHSGEAMETFGVWKQIKLEDE